GTCCGGCAACGTGGTCAAGATGATACGAACCAGCGCCGCCGTGACACAGTGCTCCCTGTACGGTATGTGCGCGCACGGCGAGCTCGGCAGCCTCGTCGGAAGAACGGATCGGCGTCTGCGCGTGCTCGACGTGGCCACTGGAGCCGTGGCCGCCTTCCCGCCGCGGCCCCGCGGGGCCCCGGCGTGCACGCTCGGGAGGGTGCCCTCCACGGGAGAGTACAAGGTCCTGGCCATCGTCCCGGACACGTACGACCAGGTCAGCATGGTGCTCACCCTCGGAAGCAACGGCGGTGGCTGGTGGAGGGATAGGGGGAGCCCGCCGGTCATCGTGGGTAGACGGCAGAGCGACGTGGCCGTCGTCAAGGGGGTCGCCTACTTCTTCGTGGAGATGGAGGATGACCTTGAACCAGAAGATCCTCACTTGATCGTGGGGTTCGACCTCGAGACCGAAAAATGGCTGCCGGCCCCCATGTTCGCGCCGCCTGCACGCGAGGACCACGGCCACACACCTGCGCACCACCACGTCGACATGAGCCTGGCAGAGGTCAACGGCTTCCTGGTCGCGGCTCACCCCGACAAAGACGTCTCCGCCGTGAAGCTGTGGTTCATGATGGACGTCGATGCAGAGATAAGTCTATGGTTCCTACTGTACAAGATCCCCATGGCGGTCGGGCGCGAGTATAGCTTCGAGAAGCCACTGCGGGTGCTGGACGACGGGAAGATCGTCGTCTGGTCGTCGCTGCGGGGGACCCGTGACGGCGTGCCGCAGATATATGACCCGAGAACGAACACGCTAACACAAGGGGCGGTGACGGCGAACTGCTACGCCGTCGGCCCCTACACGGGATGCCTGCTGCGTGTTGGGAGTCCAAATCCTCGTAGATACAAGACGCTCGAGCTGCTGGTGCTGGGAGTTCGCATGGCCACAGCAGGACGATCGAGTATGGCAGGTGCCGCGGCCGCACCCGCAGTAAGGAACTATTTGTCCAAagcactacaactagtgtgtattagcttcaaaatactccctccgttccgaattacttgtcgcaggtatgaatGTATCtacatgtattttagttctagatacatccatttctatgacgggtaatttggaacggagggagtaggtgtttATGAGTAGTAGTAATGCTAGGCTACGGGCGTATTTTACAGACTTCATTATACGGGCTGACGTGGAGCAAATCTGTTGGAAATAGGTGGAGGGGCCACCCCTGTGAAATTtacggggagagagaggggggttgtTTTTGCTGTTTTGCTAACGcatatctagatgtgctctaaataTTGCACATTTGAGTCCTATATCATTGATTTTACGCTAAGATTCGTGTACgcattttcttttgtctttttgtctttttctttcgaGTTTGATTGAGTtgtttagatgtgcaataactagagcataTCTAGATGCGTCTTGGTTTGATAGTTTTTACATAAAAGTAGTTTGTAAGAATGGGATTTTTGATACTAGTAATATTCTAGTGTTGGAACTTGAAAAAAAaatgtttggattgcttaccacgtGTGTCATGTGACGATCGTTGGAACTTGGAACTAGTGTTTGTATCCGTGTCATATGTCATATTGCATGGATTTATGTTGGACAAGTGCACAGACAGAGTTGCATATAAGTATGCAAAGATTGCAGGTTATACCATTACCTTATGTACCGTAGCTAGTCCAGAGTTAGAGTGAGCCACGCGAACAGAATCACCCCTAGCTAGGAGACCGGCCggttcatattttgttattgcacAAGTGCTACGTCCTTCTGCTGTACGTGTATACAAGTAGACGAGTCTCTTCTCCGTATGATAAAAATTTGTGCGCCTCGAAAAGCTTGTCGACTCTTGTTTCCACATACGAGCCACTAGTAACCCGGGGCCGATCAATCCATATGGACCCTCTCGTCGACGCCGTCGAACAGCCCCTCGACGTGCAAGCCGGCAGACCTGATGATCTCGTCCCGGTAGCCAAGGATGGCGACCTACTCTCCGATCCCGCTACCGAGACCAAAGTCACCGTAGCGGCCTCCATCGCCGGCGGCCGTTGACGATAGTGTCATGTCCCTGGACATGCCAGATAGCTCTACCGGACATCTCCACGACGTCGCCCGCTGATGACAACGAAGCCGACGACGACAACCTCCTGTACCTCGAGGGTGTGCAGCTCCAGGAGGACGTTTGCCTGGCGTGTGCGACAGGAGCCTGGCGGAGGTCAACATCTTCCTGGTCGCGGCCCATCGCGACAAAGGCGCCTCCGTTGTAAGGCTATGGTTCTGGATGAACGTTCACGTGGAGAATCGTAAGTGGTTCGCGATGTACAAGATCCCCATGGCGGGCCTCGAGGGAGTCAGCTTCGACAAGCCATTGCGGGTGGTCGTCGATGGATGGGACTGTTTGGTTATTCCTTCTTGCATTGTGTAATAACTAAGGTCCAATCATTCGATTGATTTAGCACAAAGATGCAAGAGAAAAATCCCGAAAGACCCTACCTGAAGAGGGGATAATTGGCATGGCGCAGCTCGAAAATCCCAGCATTAAGGAGCAGAATATAGGGACAGGGGCACCTTGCCAGCAATGGCCTCGCCACTGCTGCATCTCCTGCAGAGTTCAAAAGGAATCAAACATGTGGTAGTTTGAGAGGAGTAAAGTGAGCCCGTTGAAGAAGTCAAATGACTCAGTGCATTTTACCTTTGATTCAAATCATCCTACTCCATCAATAAAATGTAAGCCACACCACCTGCAGCTTCAGAAGTTTTCAAGATTTCACCTGGTATACATTCAGTAGTCAATTCCCAAGTGCGTTCTTGTGATCGGATGATGACCAAATGTGTTCCCATCTAACCAACCCACTGCAACTAATGATGTCCACGATTACCCGAACACAAGACAGGCTAAGCTTGTAGCGATAGGTCAAACTGAAACTGCAGTTAGAAATCCCGGAGAACACTGCAAGGATCGGTGTTTTTCATTCGAAAACAGATATttcaccagtccacccacatgaAGCAATCACATTATGTAGTACAGGGTGGTATGCAACATAAGTGCACGCTTCTTTGAAGGCTTCGATCTTTCTCAGAAACCTCGAGGACTTATAGTCATAAAAGTAGATGCAGCCATCGGACGAACCAGATGCAAGCTCCCTCCCGCTCAAAGAGAAACTGCACTTTATCGGAAAGCCCCACACTCCATGTCCTTCGAACCGCCTGTACCTGTTTAGCTTGAATGGCGGCCTTGCTGAGAAAATAGCGATGTAGTTGCCGTTGGATTGCGCGACAAAAGAAGCTTCGTATGGGTGGTATCTCACACAGGGACAGGTGAATGCTTCTGTATAAACCTGTGATACAGAGTGGGATTCGTGTCAAGTTCCAGTGTAATTATTCAAATACAGTTCAAATTTTTGCAAAACTTGTTCCCTGAAACACCCACTTTTGATAAATAATTCAAGATTCATCAACATGAAACAGGAACTTTTAGTCAAACAAAAAAATTGTTATGAGTACTTCAGTCAGCACGGTTATCAGCTCCAAACTGCAAAGAGAGTCGGTGGATAGGACTAGCTTGCAGCTGCTCGAGAGTCGGAAGGCATTAGGTTAGGGAAGTGTTAATTTAAAAGTATCCATCCCAAACACAGTGAAATATAGGGATAAATGTTATAGCGTACATAGATTGGGTTAGGTAGTCCATTTTGCATTAGGACATTGAGTTCAGTTCATATCAGATCAGTTGTTATGTTATAAAAGCACATCACGTAACTTCATGTAATCAGTTGTGATCAATTAATCAAATTATATTAATATCATAGTATATTCGAGGCTACAGACATGTTTTTCTTTCTAGACACTAAATTTGCAGCTATGCTTGACAAAAATGAGCTATACAGGTGAAAATACCTTCACGGGTAAGATAGAGGCAAATATAACCAGTAAACAAACAAGCATTTTAAATAAGGATCATTTCTCCTTTCTTTCAACCATCAAAATATGCCTAACTTGAATGTGTGTGCATACAAATGGGGAAAACATCATGATCTACTGGAAGGAAGAGAGATACTAACatatataaaaaaacaaaaatCTGTTACCTGGTTAGATAGAGGAACTTCTCGTAATATATCCCATACAATTATAGTGTTCTCACTAACATTACTTCTGGTTGTGTCGGTTGAAGAGATAAACTGCTTCCCATCAGCACTGAAATCAAGGTCGAGGATGGTGCCAAGACTTCTGTTGAACTCTTTAGTTGTCAAGCCAGTTCGAATATCCCAGAGCCTAAGAGAACCCTTGGAACCACCAGACAGGAAGAGATTTGAGTTGCTTGGACTGAACTTGATGACCTCCACTGGTTGATCCTCCTTGAATACCGTGATTTCTTTTCCCACCTCGGGGTCAACTAGTCGTGAGGAACAATCAAGCCCCCCGGAAAGTAAGAAGGGCCGATGATGGGACCACTTCACATCCTTTACAGCAGCAGTATGATGTTTTAAAACTCGAGCAGTAGTATCCCCTCTGTTCCAAACGTTCCATACGCGGACTGTATGATCCATTCCAGCAGAAGCAAGAAGATGTCCTGTGAATTTGCTTCTTGGTGAGTATCTGCTGGCAATAATGTTCTAATTGAATAGAATGAAAACAGAGAGCAGGATTATCCTGAAACTGTGTACATCAATATGTAAATTACAAAACTACCATCAAGTCATCTCATGCATCACACTTGGTAGCAGTAGTTAAGAGTGGAACATGATATTATGACATACCAAAGAATCTTAATATATCTATGGAATTGAGCAACACAACATCAAGATATACACTTCAACTATCTGAATAACAGAATACTTTCCAACTTTGTTCCCATGAATAATAGAACCTTATCCGACTTCTTACTTGTGGGTTAAGAGAATGTAATAATATGTAAGATAATACTTTGCCAGGTTCATCATATCCTTAACTTCACAACTGCTGACATGTATTGCATGTCCTTTCTTCACTAGTTAATATACCATCCTCTTTTCATGTTAGAAGACCAGATTGTCATAATACAACAATTTATTGTGAATCAAAAACCAAAAGGCTAGAATCCTACATTTTGTTTTAAACATGTAACGCATAATCCCAGAGAACGCTCCACACCTCATCATTTATAAGAGGTGTTACTTATAATTTGGTCAATATAAGTCAATGTGAAAAGTTAAATCAAAGTATAGAGACTACCTACATACCATGGCTCGGTGACCAATCCACACAATTGACTGCTTTAGTGTGACCCATCAAAGACACTGAGAGCTTCAAAGGTGAACTGCTGTTTGATCCAGGCTTTGGTTGGCACCGTAAAGAATGCAAAACATCAGCTCGAATATTTGAATCAGCAAAAGATCCAACAACTGCAATAAGAAGCACAGAGCACATGAGCAAGGAACGTAAATGGTGTTTAAGAAGCAAGAAAAAAAAACTAAGATAACACTTGCATCACTCGCAATTCACTGAGTCATCATCACCAATGTTTCATATGAGCAAAGTATCACTACAAGGGACAAAACAGGGCTTCGGTTTTCTTGCACAGCAGCTAACAATTCAGAGCTTTTAATTCACATTTACACAATAATTCTCCACAATTCCTCACGCAGTTTCAAGTTCAATCATTAACTACCGGTATGTAAATAGACAAGATCGGGTCGATACTAAATTTTGCATTATGCTATTGACGAATGAAAGCTCGATTTTATCTTGACATGGATGACACAAGAATCTCACTTGAGCAGTGTAAAAATTTCTGACATCAATGTTGTTGGTCACAATGCATATTCGGACATCAATTTTGCCAATCTAACCGCGACAAGGAACTCGGAATGTCTTATCCAACCTCTGCAGTGGCTGTCAGAAGGGGGTCAAGGGCGTCCTCACCTGGGGAGTCGAACTCCGGCGCCACCGGCGGAGGAAGCAGTGCCGCGGAGCCCACGGGAGGCTGGGATGCCGCCAGGAGGGCGCGCTCCCTCTTGGAGACGTACCTTCTGCCAGCcagtggcggcggcgcggcttggggtGGGGCCGGtcgcggggaggggaggggaggtggtGGTGGGTACCCAGGGTACGGGGGAGATTCCCACCGCGGCCGCTTCGGGGGAGGCGGGGCGACCGAGGGGAGGGCCGTGGCGGACCAGCTGggaggcggggcggcgtcggcgtcgtcgtcgGAGGTGGCGCCGTAGGCGGCGGAGAGGAGATCCATCGGCCGGAAGGTTATTTTTTTTCGACGTCAATATCTGGCGTTCGATCGCCAGGGGGGGCTGCCTCCCAGCGACCGTTTTTGCTCTTTCGCCAGCAGGCAGGCCCAGCCCAGCGCGACCCCCCAGACCCAAAAGGCCCAGTTAAAGTGTTTTTCTTGTTTAAAATTGCCACATTACAACTTTAAACCCCCCCTAAAAAATACAGctttaaaacaaaaacaaaatagttTTGAGTGATCTGCCTTTTTTTTGCCATGCCaaacttaaaaactgccatccTCCAGATAAAAACAAAAACTGCCATCTTTGATAAGAAAAATGCCATGAATTAGAAAATACGCGCAAAAATgccatgtcaacaataataaaaatGACATTCTCTCAAAAATAAAACTGCCACCTGTTAATAATTAAAATTTCCATGCTTAGTCAGAAAAATGTCATcctttagaaaaaaataaaaactaaaattgTTACTAATAATAAATGCCATGCTCTTAAAAAATAAAACTGCAATCCTTTTAATAATACAAATGTCATGTAGATAATTATTTAAATGCAATGCTCTAATTAAAAACTGCCATGGGGGCACTCTAAAACATGGGAAAATTGTCATGCAACATATAATAAAAATGCACATGCCAAATTTAGAAAAACAATCACCTCTAAAAATTATAGGGATTTTTGTCCTAATAGACAATGGCAATTATCGAGATTTTGGATTTTTTGCAAATGAAAAAAACAAATTTAAAACaaaaaaactcaaatatatataagtTGTTTGAGTGCAAAGTGTTCACAACCACCTCTCTCGATTTCCCTAGGGTTTCAGGCGCCTAGACCCCCAGGTCTCCTTTGTTATGGGACTTGCCTAATGGCTCTCTTTTGCTTCAAAAATAATATTCGGATTTTTCCTGTAAGTTAAAACTACCTATATTCCTTGAAAACATAAACACTAAAAAACAAGAGGTGGTCATGCACACTTTATTAATATGTTATTTCTTAAAGACTTGAAAATTTAGCATACATGATGGAAATAAGAACTGGACACTACAAAAAGGTACATTTAGANNNNNNNNNNNNNNNNNNNNNNNNNNNNNNNNNNNNNNNNNNNNNNNNNNNNNNNNNNNNNNNNNNNNNNNNNNNNNNNNNNNNNNNNNNNNNNNNNNNNNNNNNNNNNNNNNNNNNNNNNNNNNNNNNNNNNNNNNNNNNNNNNNNNNNNNNNNNNNNNNNNNNNNNNNNNNNNNNNNNNNNNNNNNNNNNNNNNNNNNNNNNNNNNNNNNNNNNNNNNNNNNNNNNNNNNNNNNNNNNNNNNNNNNNNNNNNNNNNNNNNNNNNNNNNNNNNNNNNNNNNNNNNNNNNNNNNNNNNNNNNNNNNNNNNNNNNNNNNNNNNNNNNNNNNNNNNNNNNNNNNNNNNNNNNNNNNNNNNNNNNNNNNNNNNNNNNNNNNNNNNNNNNNNNNNNNNNNNNNNNNNNNNNNNNNNNNNNNNNNNNNNNNNNNNNNNNNNNAATAAGAAGTTAAAGGAAAACGAGAACAATACTATACCTTGCCCACTAATGGCAGTACCTGGTTGTGTTTGTACAGGTTTCTTCTTAAACTTAAGGGATTTTTTGGATAGCTTTATTTCCGACTTAGTGGAAAAAACTAATTCAGTGGTCGGCAAAAGAATGATGGAGGTGGAAAGTTCAAAATGTCTCTGCTTTACTAATCTAGTGAAATAAACAACGATACATCACGACAAACAACATGTAGAAAGAACTCCAGTAATAACTACATATGTTGCCAAATTGCTACAAATGTTCAAAGTGCTAGTTTATATCATTTCAAGGAGCATTGGTTGAATGGCGACCTGTCATTGTCCATGACGTTCTCGACTTAACTATTGGATTGAGTTGGGAACAAACGGTAATGTGTCAGGGCTCGCAAAAGAAGAGAAGCAAGAATAACATAAACAACTCACTGTTAAACCTATTTAATCACTAACACACTGTAAGGTAATTGCCATCATGATGATTATTGATTTCATCGTACCATTTATACAAGTTAGGTAAAAAAATTGAGATTGACGATTAATATatgcatcttttaaattctccggATAATTTGTTTGAAATGTATTAATCTTTGTTTCAGTATACTTGTTGCAATTTAACAAGTCAGGTTTTCAGTGTTCTGATTAATTTAACTTTTTGTTTTTCTATTCAAATCTGCATACTCATATAATTATTGTCGCGTATTACTATGTGGTGTTTTGGGCGTTAAGAAAATACATGTCTGAAGTGTACTTCACTATAGTTGTTAGAGCATGTCTGTGTTTTTTCTGAAGAGATTTACAATGCTGCTCTTACCATATTGGCTACTTATATTTAAATAAATAAATGTTGAGAGCACAAATTTCTTTCTTAATAtaaaaaaatcctgaaaataaaaaTCGAATCTAAATAAATTAAAtattaatattaaacttttatacATGTTTATAACTCACTATTAACTGCCAGTGGTTACTTATTTTTTATATTTACTTACGATAATTATGCCCAATATAAATAATAGTATTTTCCGCTAAGTTGTAATGTATGTCATTAAAAAATGTGCATGCCCTACGCAAAAATTGATTAGCTTCTTTCTATTAAATAGATTGCACCAAAATAGAATACATAAAATTGCATGCTTTCATGGATTAAATTGTGACACTCACATGACCATAGTATATATGTAtatctctatgtgtgtgtgtcttTAAAAGTCAGAGATATCCTGATAGCGGCTTCTAGTAAACTATTAGGTATTCATAGAGAGAGAAAATCTCGTACATATGTTTACAACATCCCAAATCCTTGGCCACATATCGCATCTTCGTCGCATCTCACATGtggatcgtgcatggatgtacctACCAGGATCGTGGAACCTGGAGGCAACATCATATTATGACTTTGATTTGGTGGTAGAAGTTGGATAAGTCGGTCTAAGTTTCTAGCTCTGGTTCGATTGGAAACATTAGTATCCTAATATGCATTGTGACCAACTGCTAAAGTGAGATTCTTGTGTCATCTACGTGGAGATAAAATTGAGCCGTCATTCGTCGATAGCGTAATGCAAATTTTAGTACCGATCTGATCTTGTCTATTTACATACCGGTAATGGTTGAACTTGAAACTATGTGAGGAATTGTGGAGAGTTATTGGGTAAACGTGAATTAAAAGCTCTAACTGTTAGCTGTTGTGCAAGAAAATCAAAGCCCTGATTTGTCCCTAGTAGTGATATTTTGCTCGTATGACGAATTTGTGATGAGTCAGTGAGTTGCAAGTGACACAAGTGTATCTTAgttttgttttcttgttttattAACAACATTTATGTTCCTTGCTCGTGTGCTCTATGCTTCTTCTTGTAGTTATTGGGTCTTttgccaatttaaatatttgagCTGATATTTTGCATTCTTTATGCTGCCAACCAAAGCCTGGATAGAGCAACAGTTCACCTTTGAAGCTCTCAGTGTCTTTGATAGGTCACACTAAAGCAGTCGATTGTGTGGACTGGTCACCGAGTCATGGTATGTAGGTATTCTCTGTACTTTGATTTGCTTTTTTTGCTTGGACTTATGTTTACCAAATTATAAGTAAACACACTTAGAAATGAGATGTGTAAGACGCTCTCTAGGATTATGTGTTACATTTTCTTTGCAGGATTCTTGCTTTCTAGTTTTTGAGTCACAATAAATGTTATATTATGAGCAATCAGTCATCTAACATGATATGATCATGGTATCTTAACTAGTGAACAAGGACATCCAATACATGTGATAATGACATCATTTTCTAAATTTGATGATATAAACCTAGCAAAGTATCTGTAGATATCAAGTGCTATACTCACTCTATTCCATTCTCTTCCCTCACAAGGAAAAAGTCTGATAATGTTCTACTATACACAAAAACAAAGTTGGAAAGATTCTGTCATTCATATAGTTGAAGTGTATATCTTGATGTTGTGTTGCTTAATTCGATAGATATATTGAGAATTGGAGATTCTTTGGTATGTCATATTATCATGTTCCACTCTTAACTACTACCAAGTGTGATGCAATGAGATGAGTTGATGGTGATTTTGTAATTTACATATTGATGTACACTATTTTAGGATAATCTTGCTCCCTCCTTTTATTGTATTCAAATAGAACTTTATTGCCAACAGATACTCACCAAGATGCAAATTCACAAGACATCTTCTTGCTTTTGCTAGAATGGATCATACTATCTGCATATGGAACGTGTGGAATAGAGGGAATACCACTGCTCAAGTTCTAAAACATCATAGTGCTGCTGTAAAGGATGTCAAGTGGTCCCATCATCGGCCCTTCTTACTTTCTGGGGGGTTTGATTGTTCCTCACGACCAGTTGATGCCGAGGCAGGAAAAGAAATCATGGTATTCAAGGACGATCAACCAGTGGAGGTCATCAAATTCAATCCAAGCAACTCAAATCTCTTCATGTCTGGTGGGTCTAAGGGTTCTCTTAGACTCTGGGATATTCGAACTGGCTTGGTAACTAAAGAGTGCAACAAACCATCCTTGACCTTGAATTCAGTGCTGATGGGAAACATCTTATCTCTTCAACTGACACAACCAGAAGCAATGTTAGTGACAACAACTATAATTGTATGGGACATATTACGAGAAGTTCCTCTATCTAACAAGGTGCCATATTTTTAAACTATTTATTTGCTTGATATAGCATATTATCTATCTTCCTTTTGGTACCTCATGACATTTTTTTCCAATTATATGCACACACTCAAGTTGGGCATACTTTGAAGATTGAAAAAAGAGAGTAGACATTATCCTTATTTAAAATGCTTGTTTATTTAATTTTTATATTTGCCTCTATCTTACCCGTCAAGTTATTTTCACTTGTATAGCTCATTTCTGTCAAGTATAATTGCAGATTTATAGTCTACGACATATGTATGACAGAAGATAAACATGTATGTACACTTGAATACAGTATGATACTAATAGAACTTGATTGATTGATCACAACATAGTGCCCTGAATGTATTGTGATAGTGTTACAGTAGGTTAGTACATTGAACTATGGAGTTAGCAGTACATAGCCACGCCAAGACGGTTTACGGAGCTATCCATTAAATATTGGTGGAACGGCATGTCCAAGGAGATGAAGCCTCATAGAAAGCAATGACCTCTTTACCCATGCTAGTCTCTTGGACAGGTTGAAATGAAAGGAATACTAGGATCTTCCACGATAAATCTGCATTGCCCATGATCCTCTTGCAAGAGATAAAGAAGGAGACAAAGCTTTGGCTCATTGCGGGTACTAAACATTTGAGTATAATGATCTTAAGAGAGTAAAGACCCCTTTGTAATGTGTCGCTTGTTCGCTAAACTCTGTCTGTCTTCTTCGTAATTAATGGATGACAGAAATCTTTGTCTCTGATTTTCTTTAAAGAATAATGTTAGTCTTCCTTTTTTTTCTCatggtaatatgtgtctcattcatatcataaagattaaaaTACAAGTCACATAAAGACCgatatgacaaaactgaaaagatagcagaacgtCTCTGAACTTGACAGGAGGAAAACTGATCCTTCTCCTTTGATAAGTCAACTAATTAATGCCACGAGCACTATACGGAGTTAGTTGACTGTGTGTAATGTAGTTATGCTaagtcaaaaacgctcttatatcatGGAACGAAGGGTGCACATTTTAAAATATTTTAATCTTCTTTTAACGAGAAAGAATACAACGTCAATTGAGAGATGTCTTAGCATAGACTTGTGCATGTCATCCTCGTCCCTGCTAACGGCCCCCAAAAATGCTAGACGTACAGGGTCTTACATGCTCCTACAGGCTCCTTCCAAACCAACTAAACATTGCCCCTGCTGATTTTCAGATGGATGGGGCCCCTCACTCCCCTTAATCCAATCATGATTCGCCAGCTGAAATCCACCCTGTAGAACCCTGTAACAGTCCGTCGGTGTAGCATTACTGAATGGCCCCTGTGTTATTGCAGACCTGTTGGCCGCGGCCTCGCCGTGCAGCCTCTGATTGTGTCCCTGACTGAGTCAGTACAGTAGGAAAGAGCAGGAATAACAGGAGACTGATTCATTCTTCATCACTTTCCCGTCAAAACATTCCATGTTCCGGGTCCCGGCATTCTGCCACCCACTATAACTGTCGGGTAAACCAAGGAGGCCTATATTGTGCGTCCCCAAAAGACCAAAACCACATAACATACAGCTCGCGGCTTAACAGTGGAACAAGGACAAATGATGGGTATGGACTTTGTCCATCGTCCTGCTAACAGAATGATAACCTAATAATCACCCACCAATTTGTCCTAACAACATGATAAGTACTTGTCTCagaattggatgtatttagaactaaaatacgtctagatacatccatttttacgacaagtaattccgaacggagggagtacttagtaaCGTCGCAGCTCGCAAGTGTAAACCAATCATTAGTTTATCCGTGAGCAACATAGCAACTAGTCAAACCCACAACTTAATTATGCAGGTGTAGCTTGGCTACTTGCCGGGCGGTCTTTGGTTACTCCCGTGGTCAAGTGTCAGTGCCGCCCTGCTGAATGCTGATGTTCATCTACCTAATTAACCGCTAGTCCTATGCACTAAGTAACCAATTATCACCCATGGTTAGAGTCGAATTGTCTCTGCTGCCTCGCTGGCTCGCCCTTTTGTTTCGTTGCTTTATAAATGCTGGATCGGTAGGCGCACCGACCGCACACGCACACGGAGACGGGGACAAGGACGTGATCACGGGAGAACTGGCCACCCGGTTACATACACTTGATACCCGCCGGCCGTTTGCCCGTGCTCTCAACATACCATCTCTTGCACCTAGCTAATTAAGCTGGTTATGGACTCTGCGGTGGTTGCCGTGGcgtcgcctcttcttcctcctcgaacCAAGAAGGCGACGGCCCTCCTACTGCGTGCCCCGCTCGCTCCACATGCTTCCTCCGGTGAGTACTGCCCTCGGTCCTACAAGCCTATATACTTAAGTCCAGGTCGAGCTTACATTG
The window above is part of the Triticum aestivum cultivar Chinese Spring chromosome 2A, IWGSC CS RefSeq v2.1, whole genome shotgun sequence genome. Proteins encoded here:
- the LOC123187190 gene encoding WD repeat-containing protein 25, which translates into the protein MDLLSAAYGATSDDDADAAPPPSWSATALPSVAPPPPKRPRWESPPYPGYPPPPPLPSPRPAPPQAAPPPLAGRRYVSKRERALLAASQPPVGSAALLPPPVAPEFDSPVVGSFADSNIRADVLHSLRCQPKPGSNSSSPLKLSVSLMGHTKAVNCVDWSPSHGHLLASAGMDHTVRVWNVWNRGDTTARVLKHHTAAVKDVKWSHHRPFLLSGGLDCSSRLVDPEVGKEITVFKEDQPVEVIKFSPSNSNLFLSGGSKGSLRLWDIRTGLTTKEFNRSLGTILDLDFSADGKQFISSTDTTRSNVSENTIIVWDILREVPLSNQVYTEAFTCPCVRYHPYEASFVAQSNGNYIAIFSARPPFKLNRYRRFEGHGVWGFPIKCSFSLSGRELASGSSDGCIYFYDYKSSRFLRKIEAFKEACTYVAYHPVLHNVIASCGWTGEISVFE